From Alosa sapidissima isolate fAloSap1 chromosome 7, fAloSap1.pri, whole genome shotgun sequence, the proteins below share one genomic window:
- the hm13 gene encoding minor histocompatibility antigen H13 isoform X2 — translation MADVDQGSAAPTETSPALDSLNATDTNGTDAVNATVAKFVATPEGTALAYGSLVFMALLPIFFGALRSVTCSKSKNSSDMPETITSRDAARFPIIASCTLFGLYLFFKIFSQEYINLLLSMYFFVLGILALSHTMSPFMNRVVPASVPNKQYQLLFTQGTGESKEEIVNYEFDTRDLFCLAISAVVGVWYVLKKHWVANNLFGLAFALNGVELLHLNNVSTGCILLGGLFVYDVFWVFGTNVMVTVAKSFEAPIKLVFPQDLLERGLDASNFAMLGLGDIVIPGIFIALLLRFDVSLKKNSRTYFYTSFLAYIFGLGLTIFVMHTYKHAQPALLYLVPACVGFPVVVALLKGELTDMFRYEEVTPETEGAAKEETTETEKKDQ, via the exons ATGGCAGATGTCGACCAAGGATCGGCAGCCCCGACTGAAACTTCACCGGCTCTGGACAGCTTGAATGCTACCGACACAAATGGAACCGATGCCGTCAATGCTACAGTGGCCAAGTTCGTTGCAACACCCGAAGGCACAGCGTTGGCATATGGCAGCCTTGTATTCATGGCCCTGCTGCCAATCTTCTTTGGTGCGCTGCGCTCTGTCACCTGCTCAAAGAGCAAG AACTCCTCAGACATGCCTGAGACCATCACAAGCAGAGATGCCGCACGCTTTCCCATCATAGCCAGCTGCACCCTCTTTGGCTTGTATCTCTTCTTCAAG atTTTCTCACAAGAGTATATTAACTTGCTGCTATCAATGTACTTCTTTGTGCTGGGGATCCTGGCTCTGTCTCACACCATGAG TCCTTTCATGAACAGAGTGGTCCCAGCTAGCGTGCCCAATAAGCAATATCAGCTCCTCTTCACCCAGGGCACGGGGGAGAGCAAAGAGG AGATTGTCAACTATGAGTTTGACACCAGGGATCTCTTCTGTCTGGCTATCAGCGCCGTTGTTGGGGTCTGGTACGTCCTCAAAAAG CACTGGGTGGCCAATAACCTGTTTGGACTGGCCTTTGCTCTGAATGGTGTTGAGCTGCTTCACCTGAATAATGTCAGCACAGGCTGCATCCTTTTGGGAGGCCTGTTTGTCTATGACGTCTTTTGG GTTTTTGGCACAAATGTCATGGTTACAGTGGCTAAGTCCTTTGAGGCACCCATCAAGT TGGTCTTCCCTCAGGACCTCCTGGAGAGAGGACTGGACGCCAGTAACTTTGCCATGCTCGGCCTGGGCGATATCGTCATCCCAG GCATCTTTATTGCATTGCTGCTTCGTTTTGATGTTAG TTTAAAGAAGAACTCCAGGACCTACTTCTATACTAGTTTCCTGGCTTACATCTTTGGTCTGGGCCTCACCATTTTTGTCATGCATACTTATAAACATGCCCAG CCTGCCCTCTTGTACCTGGTGCCAGCCTGCGTGGGATTCCCAGTGGTGGTGGCcttgcttaaaggagaattgaCAGACATGTTCAG GTACGAGGAAGTTACCCCGGAGACGGAGGGCGCCGCAAAAGAGGAGACGACAGAGACCGAGAAGAAGGACCAATAA
- the hm13 gene encoding minor histocompatibility antigen H13 isoform X1, whose protein sequence is MADVDQGSAAPTETSPALDSLNATDTNGTDAVNATVAKFVATPEGTALAYGSLVFMALLPIFFGALRSVTCSKSKVAGENGYEYRNSSDMPETITSRDAARFPIIASCTLFGLYLFFKIFSQEYINLLLSMYFFVLGILALSHTMSPFMNRVVPASVPNKQYQLLFTQGTGESKEEIVNYEFDTRDLFCLAISAVVGVWYVLKKHWVANNLFGLAFALNGVELLHLNNVSTGCILLGGLFVYDVFWVFGTNVMVTVAKSFEAPIKLVFPQDLLERGLDASNFAMLGLGDIVIPGIFIALLLRFDVSLKKNSRTYFYTSFLAYIFGLGLTIFVMHTYKHAQPALLYLVPACVGFPVVVALLKGELTDMFRYEEVTPETEGAAKEETTETEKKDQ, encoded by the exons ATGGCAGATGTCGACCAAGGATCGGCAGCCCCGACTGAAACTTCACCGGCTCTGGACAGCTTGAATGCTACCGACACAAATGGAACCGATGCCGTCAATGCTACAGTGGCCAAGTTCGTTGCAACACCCGAAGGCACAGCGTTGGCATATGGCAGCCTTGTATTCATGGCCCTGCTGCCAATCTTCTTTGGTGCGCTGCGCTCTGTCACCTGCTCAAAGAGCAAG GTTGCCGGCGAAAATGGTTACGAGTACCGA AACTCCTCAGACATGCCTGAGACCATCACAAGCAGAGATGCCGCACGCTTTCCCATCATAGCCAGCTGCACCCTCTTTGGCTTGTATCTCTTCTTCAAG atTTTCTCACAAGAGTATATTAACTTGCTGCTATCAATGTACTTCTTTGTGCTGGGGATCCTGGCTCTGTCTCACACCATGAG TCCTTTCATGAACAGAGTGGTCCCAGCTAGCGTGCCCAATAAGCAATATCAGCTCCTCTTCACCCAGGGCACGGGGGAGAGCAAAGAGG AGATTGTCAACTATGAGTTTGACACCAGGGATCTCTTCTGTCTGGCTATCAGCGCCGTTGTTGGGGTCTGGTACGTCCTCAAAAAG CACTGGGTGGCCAATAACCTGTTTGGACTGGCCTTTGCTCTGAATGGTGTTGAGCTGCTTCACCTGAATAATGTCAGCACAGGCTGCATCCTTTTGGGAGGCCTGTTTGTCTATGACGTCTTTTGG GTTTTTGGCACAAATGTCATGGTTACAGTGGCTAAGTCCTTTGAGGCACCCATCAAGT TGGTCTTCCCTCAGGACCTCCTGGAGAGAGGACTGGACGCCAGTAACTTTGCCATGCTCGGCCTGGGCGATATCGTCATCCCAG GCATCTTTATTGCATTGCTGCTTCGTTTTGATGTTAG TTTAAAGAAGAACTCCAGGACCTACTTCTATACTAGTTTCCTGGCTTACATCTTTGGTCTGGGCCTCACCATTTTTGTCATGCATACTTATAAACATGCCCAG CCTGCCCTCTTGTACCTGGTGCCAGCCTGCGTGGGATTCCCAGTGGTGGTGGCcttgcttaaaggagaattgaCAGACATGTTCAG GTACGAGGAAGTTACCCCGGAGACGGAGGGCGCCGCAAAAGAGGAGACGACAGAGACCGAGAAGAAGGACCAATAA
- the hm13 gene encoding minor histocompatibility antigen H13 isoform X3 gives MADVDQGSAAPTETSPALDSLNATDTNGTDAVNATVAKFVATPEGTALAYGSLVFMALLPIFFGALRSVTCSKSKNSSDMPETITSRDAARFPIIASCTLFGLYLFFKIFSQEYINLLLSMYFFVLGILALSHTMSPFMNRVVPASVPNKQYQLLFTQGTGESKEEIVNYEFDTRDLFCLAISAVVGVWYVLKKHWVANNLFGLAFALNGVELLHLNNVSTGCILLGGLFVYDVFWVFGTNVMVTVAKSFEAPIKLVFPQDLLERGLDASNFAMLGLGDIVIPGIFIALLLRFDVSLKKNSRTYFYTSFLAYIFGLGLTIFVMHTYKHAQPALLYLVPACVGFPVVVALLKGELTDMFSYESSDEVLPHTPRLTHFPTVSGSPASLAASMQGPPSPPWRRRHTPTNM, from the exons ATGGCAGATGTCGACCAAGGATCGGCAGCCCCGACTGAAACTTCACCGGCTCTGGACAGCTTGAATGCTACCGACACAAATGGAACCGATGCCGTCAATGCTACAGTGGCCAAGTTCGTTGCAACACCCGAAGGCACAGCGTTGGCATATGGCAGCCTTGTATTCATGGCCCTGCTGCCAATCTTCTTTGGTGCGCTGCGCTCTGTCACCTGCTCAAAGAGCAAG AACTCCTCAGACATGCCTGAGACCATCACAAGCAGAGATGCCGCACGCTTTCCCATCATAGCCAGCTGCACCCTCTTTGGCTTGTATCTCTTCTTCAAG atTTTCTCACAAGAGTATATTAACTTGCTGCTATCAATGTACTTCTTTGTGCTGGGGATCCTGGCTCTGTCTCACACCATGAG TCCTTTCATGAACAGAGTGGTCCCAGCTAGCGTGCCCAATAAGCAATATCAGCTCCTCTTCACCCAGGGCACGGGGGAGAGCAAAGAGG AGATTGTCAACTATGAGTTTGACACCAGGGATCTCTTCTGTCTGGCTATCAGCGCCGTTGTTGGGGTCTGGTACGTCCTCAAAAAG CACTGGGTGGCCAATAACCTGTTTGGACTGGCCTTTGCTCTGAATGGTGTTGAGCTGCTTCACCTGAATAATGTCAGCACAGGCTGCATCCTTTTGGGAGGCCTGTTTGTCTATGACGTCTTTTGG GTTTTTGGCACAAATGTCATGGTTACAGTGGCTAAGTCCTTTGAGGCACCCATCAAGT TGGTCTTCCCTCAGGACCTCCTGGAGAGAGGACTGGACGCCAGTAACTTTGCCATGCTCGGCCTGGGCGATATCGTCATCCCAG GCATCTTTATTGCATTGCTGCTTCGTTTTGATGTTAG TTTAAAGAAGAACTCCAGGACCTACTTCTATACTAGTTTCCTGGCTTACATCTTTGGTCTGGGCCTCACCATTTTTGTCATGCATACTTATAAACATGCCCAG CCTGCCCTCTTGTACCTGGTGCCAGCCTGCGTGGGATTCCCAGTGGTGGTGGCcttgcttaaaggagaattgaCAGACATGTTCAG CTATGAGTCGTCGGACGAGGTGCTGCCCCACACCCCGCGCCTCACGCACTTCCCCACCGTCTCAGGCTCCCCGGCCAGCCTGGCCGCCTCCATGCAgggccccccctctcccccctggcGTCGCCGGCACACGCCCACTAACATGTAG